A window of the Lactuca sativa cultivar Salinas chromosome 7, Lsat_Salinas_v11, whole genome shotgun sequence genome harbors these coding sequences:
- the LOC111905987 gene encoding uncharacterized protein LOC111905987 isoform X1, with protein sequence MEIEDWAGGSSDSDITAPDSDIEDHCYAYSDFPKLQFRKDISKARWKQDLGMAEIVSNKGKLWTTTGIVRGGKLYSFLEDTLFLAEIGALHLLDDEDKCIPLEDIYKKVAEGVGGSSWESFEVYRHLKSLGYIIKRHGVCWSIKRGKSEENSSIMEVTELFSSMEINEESKRLVFDVYPPNSKFRKSNPGNPIFILCIISGNPPTKKQIEEVEGQCEGIPLKFCYVEHGRVSFFSFNQIELPVLP encoded by the exons ATGGAAATCGAAGATTGGGCAGGTGGATCAAGTGATTCAGACATAACTGCACCTGATAGTGATATTGAGGACCATTGCTATGCATATAGTGATTTTCCCAAGTTGCAGTTTAG GAAAGATATATCAAAGGCTCGTTGGAAACAAGATTTGGGAATGGCTGAGATTGTTAGTAATAAAGGCAAATTGTGGACAACAACAGGGATAGTTCGTGGTGGAAAGTTATATAGTTTTCTTGAAGATACATT GTTTTTGGCAGAGATAGGGGCATTGCATCTGTTAGATGATGAGGATAAATGTATTCCACTTGAAGatatttataaaaaggttgcagaAGGTGTAGGTGGATCTTCATGGGAGTCATTTGAGGTTTACAGGCATCTTAAGTCATTAGGTTATATAATCAAGAGGCATGGTGTTTGTTGGAGCATAAAACGTGGTAAAAGTGAAGAAAACAGTTCTATAATGGAAGTTACTGAGTTGTTTAGTAGTATGGAGATAAATGAAGAGAGTAAAAGACTGGTTTTTGATGTTTATCCTCCAAACAGCAAATTTAGAAAGTCAAATCCAGGCAATCCGATCTTTATTCTCTGCATAATTAG TGGCAATCCACCAACCAAGAAACAGATTGAGGAAGTTGAAGGACAATGTGAAGGCATTCCTCTGAAGTTTTGTTATGTTGAACATGGACGTGTAAGTTTcttttcttttaatcaaattgaGCTTCCTGTTCTTCCTTGA
- the LOC111905987 gene encoding uncharacterized protein LOC111905987 isoform X2 translates to MAEIVSNKGKLWTTTGIVRGGKLYSFLEDTLFLAEIGALHLLDDEDKCIPLEDIYKKVAEGVGGSSWESFEVYRHLKSLGYIIKRHGVCWSIKRGKSEENSSIMEVTELFSSMEINEESKRLVFDVYPPNSKFRKSNPGNPIFILCIISGNPPTKKQIEEVEGQCEGIPLKFCYVEHGRVSFFSFNQIELPVLP, encoded by the exons ATGGCTGAGATTGTTAGTAATAAAGGCAAATTGTGGACAACAACAGGGATAGTTCGTGGTGGAAAGTTATATAGTTTTCTTGAAGATACATT GTTTTTGGCAGAGATAGGGGCATTGCATCTGTTAGATGATGAGGATAAATGTATTCCACTTGAAGatatttataaaaaggttgcagaAGGTGTAGGTGGATCTTCATGGGAGTCATTTGAGGTTTACAGGCATCTTAAGTCATTAGGTTATATAATCAAGAGGCATGGTGTTTGTTGGAGCATAAAACGTGGTAAAAGTGAAGAAAACAGTTCTATAATGGAAGTTACTGAGTTGTTTAGTAGTATGGAGATAAATGAAGAGAGTAAAAGACTGGTTTTTGATGTTTATCCTCCAAACAGCAAATTTAGAAAGTCAAATCCAGGCAATCCGATCTTTATTCTCTGCATAATTAG TGGCAATCCACCAACCAAGAAACAGATTGAGGAAGTTGAAGGACAATGTGAAGGCATTCCTCTGAAGTTTTGTTATGTTGAACATGGACGTGTAAGTTTcttttcttttaatcaaattgaGCTTCCTGTTCTTCCTTGA